The following are from one region of the Dermacentor albipictus isolate Rhodes 1998 colony chromosome 5, USDA_Dalb.pri_finalv2, whole genome shotgun sequence genome:
- the LOC139060597 gene encoding protein encore-like isoform X2 — protein MNAWVLIAACCVISGARGQYSPVRGHYGAALAFAPGAGFAGGVNPYAAHQYAAHPYGANPFAASAAAAALGAGGGATQLTLAPQAALFGHAHQQQQFVAPGFSTGAGNGLLGAGYGAQAPPQLIVSPVLHQDGVAGLMPAGAPNYGRSTVTHYGGGGSSQVTRYQPTTYTAGGASSAGATGSRTQYQQAQQLTASPGSTSALYREPKALPSLSSLPQLQSGAAPAGATVTVQEVGQAQLGALNGYGGAPAGLFSGYGAAAAPRTANYGYGAGLRAYQ, from the exons TGGGTCCTCATCGCCGCCTGCTGCGTGATCAGCGGCGCACGCGGCCAGTACAGTCCCGTGCGTGGCCACTACGGTGCGGCGCTGGCGTTCGCGCCCGGGGCCGGGTTCGCGGGTGGCGTGAACCCGTACGCCGCTCACCAGTACGCCGCGCACCCGTACGGCGCAAACCCGTTCGCTGCCAGCGCAGCAGCGGCCGCGCTGGGCGCGGGCGGTGGCGCCACGCAGCTGACGCTGGCCCCGCAAGCGGCTCTGTTCGGACACgcccaccagcagcagcagttcGTGGCTCCTGGCTTTTCAACGGGCGCTGGCAACGGTCTTCTGGGCGCTGGATACG GCGCCCAGGCGCCACCTCAGCTGATCGTGAGCCCCGTGCTGCACCAGGACGGCGTGGCGGGTCTCATGCCCGCCGGCGCGCCGAACTACGGCCGGTCCACCGTGACGCActacggcggcggcggcagctccCAGGTCACGCGATACCAACCTACGACCTACACGGCGGGCGGCGCGTCGTCCGCCGGCGCTACCGGGTCCAGGACCCAGTACCAGCAGGCGCAGCAGCTGACGGCCTCGCCCGGTTCGACGAGCGCGCTGTACCGCGAGCCTAAGGCGCTGCCTTCTCTCAGCTCCCTGCCCCAACTGCAGTCGGGCGCCGCTCCGGCTGGCGCTACGGTCACGGTGCAGGAGGTCGGCCAGGCGCAGCTGGGCGCCCTCAACGGTTACGGCGGTGCACCGGCGGGTCTCTTCTCCGGATACGGCGCCGCGGCAGCGCCCAGGACGGCCAACTACGGATACGGAGCCGGCCTGAGGGCTTACCAGTGA
- the LOC139060597 gene encoding protein encore-like isoform X1, with protein sequence MNAWVLIAACCVISGARGQYSPVRGHYGAALAFAPGAGFAGGVNPYAAHQYAAHPYGANPFAASAAAAALGAGGGATQLTLAPQAALFGHAHQQQQFVAPGFSTGAGNGLLGAGYGLLGAGYGAQAPPQLIVSPVLHQDGVAGLMPAGAPNYGRSTVTHYGGGGSSQVTRYQPTTYTAGGASSAGATGSRTQYQQAQQLTASPGSTSALYREPKALPSLSSLPQLQSGAAPAGATVTVQEVGQAQLGALNGYGGAPAGLFSGYGAAAAPRTANYGYGAGLRAYQ encoded by the exons TGGGTCCTCATCGCCGCCTGCTGCGTGATCAGCGGCGCACGCGGCCAGTACAGTCCCGTGCGTGGCCACTACGGTGCGGCGCTGGCGTTCGCGCCCGGGGCCGGGTTCGCGGGTGGCGTGAACCCGTACGCCGCTCACCAGTACGCCGCGCACCCGTACGGCGCAAACCCGTTCGCTGCCAGCGCAGCAGCGGCCGCGCTGGGCGCGGGCGGTGGCGCCACGCAGCTGACGCTGGCCCCGCAAGCGGCTCTGTTCGGACACgcccaccagcagcagcagttcGTGGCTCCTGGCTTTTCAACGGGCGCTGGCAACGGTCTTCTGGGCGCTGGATACGGTCTTCTGGGCGCTGGATACG GCGCCCAGGCGCCACCTCAGCTGATCGTGAGCCCCGTGCTGCACCAGGACGGCGTGGCGGGTCTCATGCCCGCCGGCGCGCCGAACTACGGCCGGTCCACCGTGACGCActacggcggcggcggcagctccCAGGTCACGCGATACCAACCTACGACCTACACGGCGGGCGGCGCGTCGTCCGCCGGCGCTACCGGGTCCAGGACCCAGTACCAGCAGGCGCAGCAGCTGACGGCCTCGCCCGGTTCGACGAGCGCGCTGTACCGCGAGCCTAAGGCGCTGCCTTCTCTCAGCTCCCTGCCCCAACTGCAGTCGGGCGCCGCTCCGGCTGGCGCTACGGTCACGGTGCAGGAGGTCGGCCAGGCGCAGCTGGGCGCCCTCAACGGTTACGGCGGTGCACCGGCGGGTCTCTTCTCCGGATACGGCGCCGCGGCAGCGCCCAGGACGGCCAACTACGGATACGGAGCCGGCCTGAGGGCTTACCAGTGA